From the Bradyrhizobium ontarionense genome, the window ACGCATCGTAGGTGACATCGTCGGCGCCGAGAATGGCGAGATCGATCGAGACGAGCAGCGCGCCGAGCCGGTCGCCAGGCGCGACGTCATGCGTCCGGGTCAGCCGGATCAGGCGTCCGACCTCGCCACGCAGCTCGGGCGCGACATCGCGCTCGGCGAGGACAGCGCTCTGCTCCTCGTTGTCGGACTGTGTGGGATCATAGACGACATCGTGCCACCAGATTGCCAGCGTCAGGATCTCGCGGTCGCGGGCGCCGAGGCCCGCGACGCGATCGAGCCAAGCCAGGCAGTCCTCGATGTGGCGCAGATCGTGGTAGTGCCGCCCCGTCGCAGAGTAGGCCGCGACCAGATCGTCATGGGTCATGAACGCGCTCCGTTCGACAGCGGCGTTCTCCGCGGTGCCTCAGCCCGCTGAGGTCAGCACCGTCTCGGTATGCTCGACGTCCGGGGCGCTTGCGAAATACTGCCCGACGAGACCGCGCCACTCGGTGAAATTCTCCGAGCCGCGGAAATCCACCGTGTGGTTCTCCAGCGTCTCCCACTTCACCATCAGCCGGTAGCGCTGCGGCTTCTCGATCGACTTGTGCAGCTCGAAGCCGTGAAACCCCTTCGAGCGGCCGAACGCGGCACGCGCCTTGGCGACCGCGGCCTCGAAATCCTTCTCCGTGCCCGGCTTGACGTCGATCTGGGCGATTTCCGTGATCATGGGCCGTCGGCCTCCCCTGTGGTCTGTTGGAGCCCGTGTCTAGCCCAGACGGACGTCGAGAGAAAGTCGCGCCTCGGATGCGAACGGATCAGCCGGAGATCGCGGCCTCCGGCTGCGGAACAACGACTGCTGCGGCCGCGCGCTGGCGGCGAAACCGGTCCAGCGACAGCGGCAGCTCGGCCGATGCCTCGACGCGGTTGCGCCCCGAACGCTTGGCCTTGTAGAGCGCGGTGTCGGCGGCCGCGAGCATCACGTCGAGATCGGTGCCGGCCGGCCCGCCGGCGACACCGATGCTGACGGTGGTGTCGACGGGTTTGTCGTCGCATACCACGCCGGACGCGGCGAAGGCGCCGCGGACGCGCTCGGCCGCGACCATCGCCTCCTCGAGAGAACAGGGCAAAAGTGCTGCGAACTCCTCGCCGCCGATCCGCCCCGAGAGATCGGTCAGGCGCAGATGGTTGACCACGACACTTGCGAACAGCTTCAGGACCTCGTCACCCTCCGCATGGCCGAAGCGGTCGTTGATCGACTTGAAATGATCGATGTCGAAGATCATGGCGCTGACCGGCCGCTGCGCCCGCGCCTCGCGCTCGATCAGCTGCCCACAGGCCTCGGCAAAGCCGCGGCGATTGAGCAGCCCGGTCAGCGGATCGGTTGTCGCCGCGCGCTTGTGGGCGCTGACGATGCGCTCGGATGCCAGCATGAAGATCACGAACACGGTGCCGACGGCGTAGAGCACGAGCTCGATCGAGAAGATCGTGACCCAGGCTTTGGCGAATGCCCCGTTGGAATCGCGCAACACGTTGCCGAGCAGGATCGGCAACATCAGGACGAAGCCGTGCATCGCCGGGACGATCAGCGCCAGCCAGCGCTTCTGCAGGGTCCGGCGCCGCTCCTGCCAGAGTTCGGCCGCCGTGAGCGTCGCATAGACCACGACGAGGCCGGCTCCGACCGTCAGCCGCAGCGCCTGGGCTGCCGGATCGAACAGCATGCCGCTCACGATCCAGACGATCGGACCGAGCACGAGGCCCGGCACGCTGGGCGGCTTGCCGTGGAAGACGCGCGCGGCGCTCCACACCATGGCGGTCGCGATCAGGCCGATGGCGCTGAGGAACAGCGAGACCAGCTCGCCATAGAGCTCGCCGACCAGGGTCCACAGCGCGATCGCGACCGCGCCGAGGATGTAGGCCGCTCCCCACCAGCGCAGCGCCGGCGTATTTTCCTGCCTGCCGAAGTAGAGCAACATGGCGCCAAGCAGCGCCGCGACCATCGTGGCCACGATGTCGAGCGTCATGCTGTCGAGCACCATTCGTCACCTCTTCTGCTGCGGCGGCGCGGGAACTTAGGTTAGCGCTGCCTTATCGAGGTCAACCTAGCTGGCGGTCTGTTGGAAAGTGGTTTGCCTGGGATGCCAAGTTTTCTCGAAAAGCTCGGCGCAACTCGTCGGCAAATTGCTGCGCAAAATGCTGCAAACAGGATTCAAAAAGATCGGCAGGCGCCGAGCAATACTCGCGCTGATTGCATGAGATGCCACCGCTCTTTGATAGTTGCGGATCGAAGCGTTCGGAATCAATGGTTTCCGCTTCCGCTGCGAACACTTATCGAAACGATAAGAAACCTTCTCAAATTTGAGATCATCTCTCCCTAACACGTCCCCACCGCGGCCATCGGCCGCTCGAGGTGGGAACGAGATGTCTTTCGACGACGATTCTTCGAACAACAAGCCGGCTTCAGGCCATCATCCGTCGCGCGGTCCGGAGCCGATGCAGGGCGTGGATCGCCGCACGCTGCTGCGCAACGCGATGGGGGTGTCCGCGCTAGGCCTCGGCGCCAGCCTGCTGCCCGGCCAGGCGGCGCACGCGCACTGGCGCATGCATCATCACCATCACCACGTCACGACCAGCTTCGCGCTCGCCGTCCTGCCGGACACGCAGTTCTATTCGCGTTATGCGACGTCGGAGGAAGGTCAAGCCTATCAGCGCCAATATGGCAGCACGCCCTACCCGGCGCAGACACAGTTCATCGTCGACAACGCCGCGAAATACCACATCCCGTTCACCATCCATCTCGGCGACGTGGTGGACCAGTCCAAGCATCCGCAGCAATGGGCCGTCGCCGATGCCGCGATGAAGCTGCTGGAGAACGCCGGCAGGCCGTATTCGGTGCTGGCCGGCAATCACGACGTGCTGTCGGCGCTGGAGTTCGAAAGCGCGGCGAGCCAGAGCGCGGGCACCGATGCCCAGCGCGGCACGTCCGAGCCTTATCTCACGTGGTTTCCGGCGAGCCGTGCCGCCAAGCAGCGGACCTTCCTGGAGCGTCATCCGAGCGGCTGGCACGAGGCGCATGTGTTCCAGGCCTGCGGCGTCAGCTTCATGGTGCTATCGCTGTCGTGGCGCGCCTCCGACGACGCCATCGCCTGGGCGCACAGCATGATCGCGCGCCACCCGATGCTGCCGGTGATCCTGGCCAATCATCAGCTTCTGAACATCGCCAATGACGGCGTCAGCCCGCTCGAGGTCGCCTACGGCCAGTATCTCTGGGACAAGCTGATCCGCAGCAACGACCAGATCTTCATGACCCTGAACGGCCACTACCACGGTGGCGCGCTGCTGACGAAGATCAACGACTTCCACAACCCGGTCTTCGAGATGGTCGTCGACTACCAGATGGCCTATCAGGGCGGCAACGGCCTGATGCGGCTCTATGAGTTCGACTTCACCCGCAACAAGATCGACGTCGCCTCGTTCTCGCCCTGGGTGGTGGAGAAGCCGAAGGACAGCCTGAAGCAGTTCGACCGCGCCTGGCTGACCGAGGACAACCACGAATTCACCATCGATATCGACTTCCAGCGCCGGTTCTCGCGCTTCACCCACTTCTGCCACCTCCCGGCTTTCGCCGGCACGCCGATCCTGCCGCGGGTGAAGCAGGATCTCTACGCCAACTACACTGAAGCGCCCGAGCCGGTGGTGGTGCCGCCCGCGAACGCGCAGGACTATCCGCTGGTGGCCGAGACCGTCGCACATTGGCGGATCGACACCAACGCGATCGGCAAGGCCGTTGCCGCCGGCACGGCGCTGTCGGATCTCACCACGGCGAACCCGATGCAGCGCGCCTCGCTCGCCGGCGCAGCTCAGGTCGCCGACGTCGTCTTCACCGCCGACAAGCATCGCCTGTCCTCGGCACCGGGCAGCGTGCAGTTCCTCAACACGACCAAGCAGGGCGCCGGCCGTTTCAGCTGGTTCACCACTGCGGCCAACGCGCCGATCAACGCGGCGACCTTCGCGGCGGGTTATACGGTCGAAGCCTTCATCAAGATCGATCCGAACTGGAAGGCGGCCGATCACGCCTGGTGCAACATCCTCACCCGCTTCGGCAACCGCGGCTGGCTGCCCGGCTATGCCGGCGGCGATCCGGAATCGCCGCCGATCCTGTTCGCGATCTCGAACCTGCGCGAGGTGCAGTGGGAGATCGTGCCGGCGAGTTCGACCGCGCAGCCGCAGACCGACTGGTCCGGCGAGATCATGCTCGACACCTGGTATCACCTCGCCATCGTCAATGATCCCAGCGACAATTCGACCGTGCTCTACATCGAAGGCGCGCCGGTGGTGCGCAGCGTGATCGGCGGCAATGGCATCGCATCGACGGCGGCGAGCCAGCCTTGGGCGCTCGGCTGCGGCTGGTGGGATCGTTCGCCGTCGGACGGCTTCATCGGCAGCGTCGGCGAGGTCCGCGTCGTGTCGAAGCCGCTTTCGCCGGACAAATGGCTGACGGCCCGCCGCGCCAGCGCCTGATCCACAAAACGCCCCCAAACAAAACGGGCGCCCGTGAGGGCGCCCGTTCGTATTGAAGACCAATGAGTACGGCCGCAGCCGAACCCAGGAGATCAGCGCTTCGAGAACTGGAAGGAGCGGCGGGCCTTGGCCTTGCCGTACTTCTTACGCTCGACGACGCGCGAGTCGCGGGTCAGGAAGCCGCCCTTCTTGAGGACGCCGCGCAGCTCCGGCTCGAAATTCGTCAGCGCCTTGGAGATGCCGTGGCGCACCGCGCCGGCCTGGCCGGACAGGCCGCCGCCGGCGACCGTGCAGATCACGTCGTACTGGCCGTTGCGGGCAGCGGCGACGATCGGCTGCTGGATCATCATGCGCAGCACCGGACGGGCGAAGTAGACCTCGATGTCGCGGGTGTTGACGGTGACCTTGCCGGAGCCCGGCTTGATCCAGACGCGGGCGACCGCGTCCTTGCGCTTGCCGGTGGCATAGGCGCGACCGAACTTGTCGACCTTCTTCTCATACTTCGGAGCGTCCGGAGCGGTGACGGCGCCCTTGAGCTGCGACAGCTGGTCGAGAGACTGGATGCTTTCGGCCATCTTATGCAGCCCTCGTGTTCTTGCGGTTCAACTTGGCAATGTCGAGCTTCTCGGGGCTCTGCGCCTCGTGCGGATGATCGGGGCCGCCATAGACACGCAGATTGCCCATCTGCACCCGGCCGAGCGGCCCGCGCGGGATCATGCGCTCGACAGCCTTCTCGAGCACGCGCTCGGGGAAACGGCCTTCGAGGATCTGGCGCGCGGTGTGGCTCTTCACATGACCGACATAGCCGGTGTGCTTGTGATAGACCTTCTGCTCGCGCTTGCGGCCGGTCAGCACGGCATGTGCCGCGTTGACGATGATGACGTTGTCGCCGCAGTCGACGTGGGGCGTGAAGATCGGGAGGTGCTTGCCGCGCAGGCGCATGGCGACCAGCGAGGCGAGACGGCCGACCACCAGACCCTTGGCGTCGATCACGACCCACTTCTTCTGGACCTCGGCGGGCTTTGCCGAAAAGGTTTTCATGAGAGATATCCGTGAAAGGGAGATTGCAGCGCGCAAGACGCACCGAACTGGACGCAGCTTCTAGAGAAGCCGCCCGCGTTCGTCAACGCCATCAATGCAAAATTATATAAATTAAAACATAGGCTTATAAATATGGTGCTATATTACCCTCAAAATCCTCACGTGTTCGGAATGGAATAGGTCGCCGTCACATGGGCGATCGGATCGGGCGATTCCCCTGACAGCAGCGTGACTTCCCCGACCGCCAGCCGCTTGCCGAGCTTGAGCAGCCGCGCCTCGGCGAGCACGTCGGCACCGGCAGCACCCTTGCGCAGGAAGTTGATGTTGAGATTGGTGGTCACGGCGAGCCCGACCGGGCCGATCGCCGACAGCAGCACCACGTACATCGCGAAATCCGCCAGCGCCATCAGCGTCGGCCCGGACACCGTACCGCCCGGACGCAGCATGCGCTCGTCGAAGCGCTGGCGCATCCGGCAGCTCTTGCCGTCGGCGCTCTCGATCGAGATGTCACCGTCGGTGCGGAACGCCTGCGGAAATTCCGCGTGCAGGAACGCTTCGAGTTCCGCGATGGTCATCTTCGCCGTCATGTCTCCCCCTGCTCTCGGCTATCAGCATCTGTTACATTAGCCGCAACGACGCGCCCATACGGAAATCGCAATGCCTGCTTCTGCCCTCGCCAATGCTGCCGACGCGCCGATCCTGCTGCGCGAGATGGCGGGCCCCGTCGCCGTGCTGACGCTCAATCGCCCGGCGCAGCGCAACAGCCTGTCGGAGGCACTGATCGCCGAGCTGCACCAGGCGCTGGCCGAGATCGGCGCCGACGCATCGGTGCGCGCCGTCGTCATCGCCGCCAGTGGGCCGGCCTTCTGTGCCGGCCATGATCTGAAGGAACTCACCGCACGTCGCAGCGATGCCGATCGCGGCCGCGCCTTCTTCGCCAAACTGATGAACGCCTGCAGCGCGATGATGCAGGCCATCGTGCATCTGCCGAAGCCGGTCGTCGCCTCCGTGCAGGGCGTCGCCACCGCGGCCGGCTGCCAGCTGGTCGCGAGCTGCGATCTCGCCGTTGCCTCCGAGGCGGCAGCCTTCGCCACGCCCGGCGTCGACATCGGCCTGTTCTGCTCGACGCCGATGGTGGCGCTGTCGCGCAACGTGCCCCGCAAGCAGGCGATGGAGATGCTGCTGACCGGCGAACCGGTTCCGGCCGCGCGCGCCCGTGACATGGGGCTGGTCAATCAGGTCGTGGCCCATGGAACCGAACATGACGCGGCGATTGCGCTGGCACAACGAGTCGCGCGCAAATCCGCCCATACGATCAAGCTCGGCAAGGAGGCGTTCTACCGCCAAGCCGAGATGAGCCTTGCCGACGCCTATCGTTATGCGGCAGAGGTGATGACCGAGAACATGATGGCCCGCGACGCGGAAGAAGGCATCAAGGCCTTCATCGAGAAGCGCGCACCGAATTGGCGGGATGAGTGACGCCCGTCCCGCTCCCGTCATTGCGAGCGAAGCGAAGCAATCCAGAGCAACCCAAGAAACTCTGGATTGCTTCGGAGCTATCGCTCCTCGCAATGACTAAAATTGGCTCCGTCATTCCGGGGCGCCCGCAGGGCGAGCCCGGAATCCATACTCCCGATCGTGGTTATGGATTCCGGGCTCGTGCTGCGCACGCCCCGGAATGACAACAACTAATAGAAACGTCCGCCAATGAATCACGACAGCTATCCCGACGACTACATCCGCGGCATCCTCAACGGCGTGAAGGTGATCGCGATGGTCGGCGCCTCGCCCTCGGAAGTGCGGCCGAGCTTCTTCGCCTTCAAATATCTGGTGCAGCGCGGCTACGACATGATCCCGGTCAACCCCGGCCATGTCGGCAAGAGCCTGATGGGCCGGCCCTTCGTGGCCTCGCTCGCCGACATCTGCCGCCCGATCGACATGGTCGACATTTTCCGGAGTTCGCAGCACATCATGCCCGTCGTCGACGAGGCCCTGGGGCTGTCGCCGCTGCCGAAGGTGATCTGGATGCAGCTCGGCGCGCGCGACGATGCTGCGGCTGAAAAGGCCGAGGCCGCCGGGCTGAAGGTGGTCATGAACCGCTGCCCCAAGATCGAATATGGCCGGCTGTCGTCGGAGATCTCCTGGATGGGCGTCAATTCGCGCACCATCAGCGCCAAGCGCGCGCCGATCCCGACCCAGGGCATGCGATTGTCTCTCAACCGCACCACCGTTGGTGGCGGCGCCACGGCGGCCGCCGACCGCGCCGCGAAGGACAGAAGCGACCCGTCCTGACGCATCTGCGAAAGGATCGTGTCGCCACAGTGGCCCGACACAGCAACGCATTTCAAATCCGAGCGATTGTCGCCGGGTGCCTTGACGGCATCATGGCCGGTGGCAAATGTCCTCCGCCGGGATGACGCGGAGGCGCACAACGGCGCGCTATCGACACCGTCTCCCATCATCGATCCCTGCGTCAGCCGGCGCCGCTGCGCAACCGATCAAGACAAGAGGAAACATCATGACCGATCGTGCCCCGGGTTTCGCCACCCTCGCCATTCACGCCGGCGCGCAGCCCGACCCGACCACCGGCGCGCGCGCGACGCCGATCTATCAGACGACATCGTTCGTCTTCAACGATGCCGACCACGCCGCCTCGTTGTTCGGGCTGCAGGCGTTCGGCAACATCTACACCCGCATCGGCAATCCGACCAATGCGGTGCTGGAGGAACGCGTCGCAGCCCTCGAGGGCGGCACCGCCGCACTCGCGGTCGCCTCGGGCCATGCCGCGCAGGTGGTGGCGCTGCAGCAGCTGCTGTCGCCCGGCGACGAGTTCATCGCCGCGCGAAAACTCTACGGCGGCTCGATCAACCAGTTCACGCACGCCTTCAAGAGCTTCGGCTGGAACGTGGTGTGGGCCGACACCGATGACGTCTCCACCTTCGAAGCCGCGGTGACGCCGCGCACCAAGGCGATCTTCATCGAATCGCTCGCCAATCCCAGTGGCTCCGTCACCGACATCGAGGCGATCGCGCAGGTGGCGCGTAAGGCCGGTGTGCCCCTGATCGTCGACAACACGCTGGCGACGCCCTATCTGATCCGCCCGATCGATCACGGCGCCGACATCGTGCTGCACTCGCTGACCAAGTTCTTGGGCGGCCACGGCAACTCGATCGGCGGCATCATTGTCGATGCCGGCACCTTCGACTGGGCCGGCAGCGGCGACAAATATCCGATGCTGACGGCGCCGCGCCCGGAATATCACGGCATCAAGCTCCAGGAGACGTTCGGCAACTTCGCCTTCGCGATCGCCTGCCGCGTGCTGGGCTTGCGCGATCTCGGACCTGCGCTGTCGCCGTTCAATGCGTTCCTGATCCTGACGGGCATCGAGACCTTGCCGCTGCGCGTGCAGAAGCACAGCGACAATGCCAAGGCCGTCGCCGACTATCTCAGCCGCCATCCCGCGGTCGCCGCGGTGAGCTATGCCGGCCTGCCGGAGGACAAGTACTACACGCTCGCCCGCAAATACTGCCCGAAGGGCGCCGGCGCCGTGTTCACCTTCTCGCTGAAGGGCGGCTACGACGCCGGCGTCAAGCTGGTGTCGAACCTGAAGCTGTTCTCGCATCTGGCCAATGTCGGCGACACCCGCTCGCTGGTGATCCACCCGGCCTCGACCACGCACAGCCAGCTCGACGATGCCGCGAAGATCAAGGCCGGCGCCGGTCCCGACATCGTCCGCATCTCGGTCGGCATCGAGGACAAGGAAGACCTGATCGCCGACCTCGAGCAGGCGCTGGGCGCGTAAGGCGAGATCAGCCCCGCTGATCGTGCAGCGAGTCGGGTCCGCAACTATGCGAGCTCGTCTCTATCAACGTCATGGCCGGGCTTGACCCGGCCACCCACGTCTTTGCCTTGGAAGGACGACGTGGATGCGCGGGCCTTCCGCGCCGAAGGGGCTTCTGCCCCGCAGGCGGGACAAGCCCGCGCATGACGAAGTCACTGAGACCCGAAGACGACAATCAACGCCTCAAGAAAACAAAGAGAGCGCGGGCGGCCCCCCAGCCTTCCGCGCTCTCTTTCGTCCCACGGCCGGGCCGTTTCCGGCTTCTCGGACCGCGCCCTCGTTGACTCCTGATCTATCTCAGCAGCACCAGCAGGCTCTCATAGGCGTGGCTGGCGAGCGGAAGCTCGGACTTCGCAATCAGCCGGCGCGCCGATAGCGCCTGGCGACGGGCGGCATCCTCATCGATGGTGGCAAGTGCAGAGGTCGTTGAGCCGATTCGTGACAGCAGCGTTTGGCGGGCGCGCGCCGAAAACACGATGACCGACATGCTCGAACCCTTCTGGTCTGAGACTCTGATGAAATGCAGCAGAGATTTTCCTGTCGGACGCAGCTTTGCGGCTCGCATCCGGCCAGCCTTCAAAATCGCCGGCGGCCGCAAGCTTGCGCCAGCAGAACTTAACGAAAGCTGAAAAAACCCGTCCTTCTACGGGTGATTGCAGTCGACTTTAGGCGAATGGAAGCTTTCGTTAACCATACTGCGGCCATCCTGCCGCCCATGGAATCGCGCGGCGGCCGGATGCCGTCGTCAGTGCCGTCGTCGAACGGCCGCACGCGAGCCGCCCAACCGAAGACAAGGAGAGCAGGATGCGAACGATCGTGATCATGATGCTGCTGGCGGCCATCGCGGCGAACAGCGTCGTGCTCGCAGCCGACCTGCCGGGAGTTCACGACAAGGTCGTGCACTACAAGGCGCGCCGCGCGGTGAAAGCGCCGCCGCCGGCGGCTGTCGTCGTCAAGGACGACGACTCGCTGATCTCGCCGATGCTGCCGTCGACACCGCTGCTGCTCGGCCGCCAGGAGCTGCCGGGCTATTACGGCCGCGCCTTCTCCTACGACTATCAGGGCGCTTATTACGGCGGCGAAGGCTACACCAACTACATGTTCCGCCTGCCCTACGCCTGCGGCGTGACGGGGTATTGCTGAGCGGGGCACACGAGCCCGCTGATCGCGAAGCATCATACGCAGCAAAGCTTGCCGCCCGCTGGCCCCGTACCGCCACAACGGACAACGCCGCCCTTGCAGGCTGTCCCATCGGGTGGTACATTAGCCCAGTTGGGGCGCACCATGATTGTCAGCTTCCGTGATGATTGGCTGCGTCATTTCTTCGTCGACGACGTCAGATCGAAAAAGATTCCAGCCGACCTTGAGGACCGCCTGTTCCGCAGGCTCCAGATGATCGACGACGCGACGATGGATCGAGACCTAAGATCGCCGCCCAGCAATCATTTCGAGAAGCTGCGTGGCCATCTCGACGGCTTTCATTCGATCCGCGTCAACAAGCGCTGGCGGTTGGTGTTCCGTTGGCACAGTGGCCGCGGGGAAGCGAGTGAACTCTATCTTGACGACCACAGCTACGAGTGAGGCTTCGCATGCTGATGACCAAACGCAAGCCAGTGACAGTGGCTGAAATCCTGGTCGAAGAATTCATGGCGCCGATGGGCCTGACGCAAACCGCGTTGGCCGCGGCGATGGGGGTACAGCGCAAGCACGTCAACGAGCTCTGCAACGGCCGCCGCAACGTCACGGCGGCAACTGCGCTGATCCTCGCGCGCGTTTTTGGCAATGGTCCCGAGTTCTGGCTCAACGTGCAGCGGCGCAGCGACCTCTGGGAAGCGATGCATTCGCCCCGCGAGCGTAAGCGGATCGAGCGAGCCAAGCCGCTGAATTCCGCCGCGTGAGCAGAGCCGGATATGTGCCGGGGTGCAGCCAGCGACATCCGAAAGTAGGCTGCACTGCCCTTGATGGCTAACGTTAGTCCCGCATCGAGATACCGAGCTATCGGTAGTTCTCTTGATGATGGCAACTCCAATCCTGCCTTGCGCCGCCCTATTTCGCAGCCTCGATCCGCGCGATATCCTCCTTGAGAAGCGTGTTGACCAGTTCGTTGAGCGACACGCCGCGCGCGCTGGCAAGCCCCGCCAGGTGATCCAGCACGTCTGGCTCCAGGTGCACCGGCGGCACGATGCGCGCGCCCTTGCGGAAGAACTTGCCGCGCTCAGCGTTCGAGAAGTCGTATTCGTTCTTCATCGTGTCATCCATTCTCATAGGAGCGGATTTCGCGCCGGGTCGGCCGACGAACAGAAATGATACGGATCGCTACGCGATCTGCCGTCAGCTCCATATAGGTATGAACGGCCAACAACAGCTCATGAGCAGCATTACGTCCCATGGCAACCCATCGTTCCTCGCCAGCGCCAGAGTCGTCGTCCAGCAGCGAAAGCGCCAGAGGGTCGCTGAAGATGCTCATCGCCCGCTCAAACGCAACGCCCTGCTTGCGCAAATTGCTCTCTGCCTTGGCCGGGTCCCAATCGAACTCGAATTGCACGGTCCGCCCCCACCCGGCGATGTGCGCGACATCGCCACGCTTGCCAAACGGCGCAAATCAATTTATGTTCCCTTTTTGTTCCTGTCCAGCCGAGGGGCGCTTCCGGGTCGTCCAGTTGCGTGGGATGGGAATGCGGTGGACGTGGCGGGCCGTGCGTGGACGAAAGTTCGCGCGGACGAGCGGCGTGTCGCGGACGGCGAAATCGCGTGGTCCTGGCGCCCCGATGCTGGCGCTAAGTCTCGTGTCGGTGCTCACGCATCGCGCGAGGTGACGGGGGCAAGAGAGCCCGGTCCCCGGGGAGATCGCGTATAAGCGTTAAAACCATCGCGCGGGGAAGGCCGGGTGTTTTCGGCCGTACCTGTGGTGACCGCCGCGTGCTTTTCTTGTTGCACGCGGGCCATG encodes:
- a CDS encoding BrnT family toxin produces the protein MQFEFDWDPAKAESNLRKQGVAFERAMSIFSDPLALSLLDDDSGAGEERWVAMGRNAAHELLLAVHTYMELTADRVAIRIISVRRPTRREIRSYENG